One segment of Geomonas ferrireducens DNA contains the following:
- a CDS encoding response regulator yields the protein MSEKPPAAKPRLLYVDDERPNLVALRALLRDTYEVFIAETTDEAFALLSGHDIPLVVSDQRMPGMTGTEFLEKVAAAYPDCIRMILTGYSDIDAVINAINRSQIYYYFKKPWNETEIRLTLSNALESIMTQRRLVESERRFRSTFEQAGLGLAHLELEGRILRANGKLQEFLGATEAELLGAQLSDWLPGFDPAEPLGHPGQLVVREAPVATPQGERWSRLTSSVSLDGHGKPDYLITLVDDLTERRQTEELVQKLYHVVEQSPLSIRITAKNGVVEFVNPSFTRMSGYTAEEMVGKQADILLSEQAQEADHQTLWDCITSGTVWQGEMPSRTRDGRLLWTRVTVSPVRTRDGVVTHYVTIKEDITERHRLEEQLLQSQKMEAIGQLAGGVAHDFNNILMVIMGYGAMLKGDSLLAPEQKEKVEHILEYADRAAQLTSSLLAFSRKQVMRLQPANLNDIILQVQKFLARVIGEDVQLRSSVNAEPLPVRVDSGQIDQVLMNLVTNARDAMPGGGVVTIETHRQMIEESGTSAGEHPAPGPYAVVSVSDTGAGMDETTRTRIFEPFFTTKEPGKGTGLGMSIVYGIIKQHNGFINVYSEPGVGTTFRIYLPLYRIGGAAEESAAEPDAPGRGTETIMVVEDEPSLRQLLDSILTGHGYRVILAQDGEDAIEKFQGAPPGTIALVLMDLIMPRMNGKEACEEIRKVDPAMRVAFTSGYTREFIDIRDALAEETELIMKPVQPTELLRKVRDILDRSTTPAA from the coding sequence ATGAGCGAAAAACCTCCTGCAGCCAAACCGAGACTCCTCTACGTCGACGACGAACGGCCGAATCTCGTGGCGCTGCGTGCTCTTTTGCGCGACACCTACGAGGTGTTCATCGCCGAGACCACCGACGAGGCGTTCGCGCTCCTTTCCGGGCACGACATCCCCCTTGTGGTTTCCGACCAGCGCATGCCAGGCATGACGGGGACCGAGTTCCTGGAGAAGGTCGCGGCGGCCTATCCGGACTGCATCCGCATGATCCTCACCGGGTATTCGGACATCGACGCCGTCATCAACGCCATCAACCGCAGCCAGATCTACTACTACTTCAAGAAGCCGTGGAACGAGACCGAGATCCGCCTGACGCTCTCCAACGCGCTGGAATCGATCATGACGCAGCGCCGGCTGGTGGAGAGCGAGCGGCGCTTCCGGAGCACCTTCGAGCAGGCGGGGCTTGGGCTTGCACACCTCGAACTGGAGGGGCGCATACTGCGGGCCAACGGCAAACTGCAGGAATTCCTGGGGGCAACGGAAGCGGAGCTCCTGGGAGCGCAACTGAGCGACTGGTTGCCCGGGTTCGACCCGGCCGAGCCGCTCGGCCACCCCGGGCAGCTCGTGGTCCGGGAGGCCCCGGTGGCGACGCCGCAGGGGGAGCGCTGGAGCCGGCTCACCTCCTCGGTTTCGCTCGACGGTCATGGAAAGCCGGATTACCTGATCACCCTCGTCGACGACCTCACGGAGCGCCGGCAGACCGAGGAGCTGGTACAGAAGCTGTATCACGTCGTGGAGCAGAGCCCGCTTTCCATCCGCATCACGGCGAAGAACGGGGTCGTCGAGTTCGTGAACCCGAGCTTCACACGGATGAGCGGCTATACGGCGGAGGAGATGGTAGGGAAGCAGGCGGACATCCTGCTGTCGGAGCAGGCGCAGGAGGCGGACCACCAGACCCTCTGGGATTGCATCACCTCGGGGACGGTCTGGCAGGGAGAGATGCCGAGCCGCACCAGGGACGGCCGGCTTCTCTGGACGCGCGTCACCGTTTCGCCGGTCCGCACCAGGGACGGGGTCGTCACCCACTACGTGACCATCAAGGAAGACATAACGGAGCGGCACCGGCTGGAGGAGCAGCTGCTGCAATCGCAGAAGATGGAGGCGATCGGGCAGCTCGCAGGGGGCGTGGCCCACGATTTCAACAACATCCTCATGGTCATCATGGGGTACGGCGCCATGCTGAAAGGGGACAGCCTCCTCGCTCCCGAGCAGAAGGAGAAGGTCGAACACATCCTCGAGTACGCCGACCGGGCCGCCCAGCTCACCTCAAGCCTGCTCGCCTTCAGCCGCAAGCAGGTGATGAGGCTGCAGCCTGCCAACCTGAACGACATCATCCTGCAGGTGCAGAAGTTCCTGGCGCGGGTCATCGGGGAGGATGTCCAGCTCAGATCGTCGGTAAACGCGGAGCCGCTGCCGGTCAGGGTCGACAGCGGCCAGATCGACCAGGTCCTGATGAACCTGGTCACCAACGCCCGTGACGCCATGCCGGGGGGCGGCGTGGTCACCATCGAGACCCACCGGCAGATGATCGAGGAGAGCGGAACATCGGCCGGTGAGCACCCCGCGCCCGGTCCTTACGCGGTCGTTTCCGTCTCGGACACCGGGGCCGGGATGGACGAGACGACGAGGACCAGGATCTTCGAGCCCTTCTTCACCACCAAGGAGCCCGGCAAGGGGACCGGCCTCGGCATGTCCATCGTGTACGGCATCATCAAGCAGCATAACGGTTTCATCAACGTGTACAGCGAACCGGGAGTAGGGACCACCTTCAGGATCTACCTGCCGCTGTACCGGATCGGAGGGGCTGCCGAGGAAAGCGCCGCGGAGCCGGATGCTCCCGGACGGGGAACGGAAACGATCATGGTCGTGGAGGACGAGCCCTCGCTGCGTCAGCTCCTGGACAGCATCCTGACCGGCCACGGGTATCGGGTCATCCTGGCGCAGGACGGGGAGGATGCCATCGAGAAGTTTCAGGGGGCGCCGCCGGGAACCATCGCGCTTGTGCTTATGGACCTCATCATGCCCAGGATGAACGGCAAGGAGGCCTGTGAGGAGATCAGGAAGGTCGACCCGGCGATGCGCGTGGCGTTCACGAGCGGCTACACCAGGGAGTTCATCGACATCCGCGACGCCCTGGCCGAGGAGACCGAGCTCATCATGAAACCGGTTCAGCCTACGGAGTTGCTGCGGAAGGTACGGGACATCCTCGACCGTTCGACGACACCGGCCGCATGA
- a CDS encoding hybrid sensor histidine kinase/response regulator: MTEKTAMILIVDDTPANLQLLESILKEKGYEVRGAINGSMALKAARLQPPDLVMLDINMPEMNGFEVCRALKGDPALASIPVIFVSAAVETADKLRAFDEGGVDYVTKPFQAQEVLARVETHLELSRVRGELQRQNAELARTLENLTRAQVHLVQSEKMAALGLLTAGVAHELNNPLNFIAASVQGLKKTVAPIDELMALCQALPGGVCDEVTGRIETWCRDNELGELRESMNELVNNACYGANRAAEIVSSLRIFSRMDEAERKSVNLHECLDAALLLLHGSYKDRIRIERHYDDLPPWLCQPGRLNQVFMNLLANAVDAILAKPEKVDETIRVSTRMEERDGRCCAVVEIADSGTGMTDAVLTHLFEPFFTTKEVGKGVGLGLSISHGIVRDHQGVIEVESRAGQGSAFRVILPQLET; the protein is encoded by the coding sequence ATGACGGAAAAAACGGCAATGATCCTGATCGTCGACGACACCCCGGCCAACCTGCAGCTGCTGGAATCGATCCTGAAGGAGAAGGGGTACGAGGTGCGGGGGGCCATCAACGGTTCCATGGCCCTCAAGGCGGCGCGGCTGCAGCCCCCGGACTTGGTCATGCTCGACATAAACATGCCGGAGATGAACGGTTTCGAGGTCTGCCGCGCGTTGAAAGGGGACCCGGCACTCGCCTCCATCCCGGTGATCTTCGTCTCCGCCGCGGTGGAGACTGCGGACAAGCTGCGTGCCTTCGACGAGGGGGGCGTTGATTACGTGACCAAGCCGTTCCAGGCGCAGGAAGTGCTCGCCCGGGTGGAGACCCATCTCGAGCTCTCCCGGGTGCGTGGAGAGCTGCAAAGGCAAAATGCCGAACTCGCGCGGACTCTGGAGAACCTGACCCGCGCCCAGGTGCACCTGGTGCAGTCGGAGAAGATGGCGGCCCTGGGGCTTCTGACCGCGGGGGTCGCACACGAACTCAACAACCCCCTTAACTTCATCGCCGCCAGCGTACAGGGGCTGAAAAAGACCGTGGCGCCGATCGACGAGCTGATGGCGCTCTGCCAGGCCCTACCGGGCGGGGTATGCGATGAGGTGACCGGCCGCATCGAGACGTGGTGCCGGGACAACGAGCTTGGTGAACTGCGCGAGAGCATGAATGAGCTCGTGAACAACGCCTGTTATGGCGCGAACCGGGCCGCCGAGATCGTGAGCAGCCTGAGGATCTTCTCCCGTATGGATGAGGCGGAGCGAAAGAGCGTGAACCTGCACGAGTGCCTCGACGCCGCCCTGCTGCTTTTGCACGGCTCCTACAAGGACCGCATCCGCATCGAACGGCACTACGACGATCTCCCCCCCTGGCTGTGCCAGCCCGGCAGGCTGAACCAGGTGTTCATGAATTTGCTGGCAAACGCCGTTGACGCGATCCTTGCCAAACCGGAAAAAGTTGACGAGACCATCCGCGTCAGCACCCGGATGGAGGAGCGCGACGGACGTTGCTGCGCCGTGGTGGAGATCGCGGACAGCGGGACAGGCATGACGGACGCAGTGCTGACGCACCTGTTCGAACCGTTCTTCACCACCAAGGAAGTCGGCAAGGGGGTCGGCCTCGGGCTTTCCATCTCGCACGGCATCGTCCGCGACCACCAGGGCGTCATCGAGGTGGAGAGCCGCGCCGGGCAGGGGAGCGCATTCCGCGTGATCCTGCCGCAGCTCGAAACCTGA
- a CDS encoding ATP-binding protein, which translates to MNSKGSWHDQGHLPSSFARFFIFVFPLLIFSLVLLLSCLVPTAVLASSRTVSVGIYDNPPKIFVSAAGKPAGIFVDIIEHIAAREGWQLKYVTGSWSQGLERLQKGEIDLMPDVAYTAEREKVYSFNKVAVLSGWSQVYARKGSGIQSILDLNGKRVAGLEKTIQLETLDRQAKSFGLKITQVPVSNYKTEFEMIASGKVDAGVTNRYYGLMFARKSGLEDTPIMFDPAPYCFAARKDAAGPLQLLEVIDGHLTAMKKDPQSAYYATLKRWTSEEVHFNLPAWLPLLGGVLGAALIMSLVGGVVLKQQVNVRTRELQQINREMEQRIDERTSSLRQANQQLCNALDELALAKEGAEAANRAKSLFLANMSHEIRTPLNAVLGFSQIVLHDPNLSPANRRNLKTVNRSGEHLLALINDVLDMAKIESGRMSVEALPFDLPGVLQDVVEVFSPKAASKELQLMLDVHPDTPRYVLGDAGKLRQIVINLVGNAVKFTDQGWVALRTRGGMRDGRQFVEVEVEDTGPGVAPEDIQHVFGLFEQADVGRRTQGGTGLGLPISREYARLMGGELSVSSEAGHGACFRVTLPVVEAEQAPAPVPAGQPRRVLRLKPGKRTWLLLVVDDRETNREILVKMLTPAGFSVIEAKDGQSGIEAFASHTPDLVFMDVVMPVMDGREATRRIRALPEGKDVPIIAVSASVFEEQLREVMAAGVDDFLRKPFREEELFEKVGRLLPVEFEYEDEEGAPVASGEGVLSDAGMAEAVALLPNEVRSELIAAARELDRGRILSLLGCISESAPGVADRLRDHAEGYRFDLIEEVLLQTPGQVGEPAVSGREADTV; encoded by the coding sequence ATGAACTCGAAGGGATCCTGGCATGACCAGGGACACCTGCCTTCATCCTTTGCCCGCTTCTTCATCTTCGTTTTCCCGCTCCTTATCTTCAGTCTCGTCTTGCTGTTGTCTTGCCTTGTCCCTACCGCCGTCCTCGCCTCTTCCAGAACCGTCTCCGTCGGCATCTACGATAACCCCCCGAAGATTTTCGTCTCGGCCGCCGGTAAGCCTGCGGGGATCTTCGTCGACATCATCGAGCACATAGCCGCAAGGGAGGGGTGGCAGCTTAAGTACGTGACCGGGTCTTGGAGCCAAGGGCTCGAGCGCCTGCAAAAAGGCGAAATAGACCTGATGCCGGATGTCGCATACACGGCGGAGCGCGAGAAGGTCTATTCCTTCAACAAGGTAGCCGTCCTTTCCGGTTGGTCGCAGGTCTATGCCCGCAAGGGAAGCGGCATCCAGTCGATACTGGACCTGAACGGCAAGCGCGTGGCGGGCCTTGAGAAGACCATCCAGCTGGAAACCCTGGACCGGCAGGCGAAGAGCTTCGGCTTGAAGATCACCCAGGTGCCGGTCTCGAACTACAAGACGGAATTCGAGATGATCGCCTCGGGCAAGGTCGATGCCGGGGTCACCAACCGCTATTACGGGTTGATGTTCGCCAGGAAATCGGGATTGGAGGATACCCCGATCATGTTCGACCCGGCCCCTTACTGCTTCGCGGCCCGAAAGGACGCCGCAGGGCCGCTGCAGCTTTTGGAGGTCATCGACGGCCACCTGACCGCGATGAAAAAGGATCCGCAGTCCGCGTACTACGCCACGCTGAAGCGGTGGACCTCGGAAGAGGTGCACTTCAACCTCCCGGCCTGGCTGCCGCTCCTCGGAGGGGTGCTGGGCGCCGCACTGATCATGAGCCTGGTTGGCGGGGTCGTCCTGAAACAGCAGGTGAACGTACGGACCAGGGAGCTGCAACAGATCAACCGGGAGATGGAGCAGCGCATCGACGAGCGTACCAGTTCGTTGCGGCAGGCGAACCAGCAGCTGTGTAACGCCCTGGACGAACTGGCCCTTGCCAAGGAGGGGGCCGAGGCGGCCAACCGCGCGAAGTCGCTGTTCCTCGCCAACATGAGCCATGAAATCAGAACTCCGCTGAACGCGGTACTCGGGTTCAGCCAGATCGTCCTGCACGACCCCAACCTCTCGCCGGCGAACCGGCGCAACCTAAAGACGGTCAACCGCTCCGGCGAGCACCTCCTGGCCCTGATCAACGACGTGCTCGATATGGCCAAGATCGAATCGGGGCGCATGAGCGTTGAGGCGCTCCCTTTCGATCTGCCCGGAGTGCTGCAGGATGTGGTGGAGGTTTTCTCTCCCAAGGCGGCTTCCAAGGAGTTGCAGCTCATGCTCGACGTACATCCGGATACGCCGCGCTACGTGCTTGGGGATGCGGGGAAGCTGCGCCAGATCGTCATCAACCTGGTGGGAAACGCGGTGAAGTTCACCGACCAGGGGTGGGTCGCGCTGCGCACGCGGGGGGGCATGCGTGACGGCCGCCAGTTCGTGGAAGTGGAGGTGGAAGATACCGGACCCGGCGTGGCTCCGGAGGACATCCAGCACGTCTTCGGCCTCTTCGAGCAGGCGGACGTCGGCCGGAGGACCCAGGGAGGGACCGGGCTCGGACTCCCGATCAGCCGCGAGTACGCACGGCTCATGGGAGGGGAGTTGTCGGTTTCCAGCGAAGCGGGGCACGGCGCATGTTTCCGCGTGACCCTTCCCGTGGTCGAGGCGGAGCAGGCGCCCGCTCCGGTGCCTGCCGGGCAGCCGCGCCGGGTGCTGCGCCTGAAGCCGGGAAAGCGGACCTGGCTGCTTTTAGTGGTGGACGACCGCGAAACGAACCGGGAGATCCTGGTGAAGATGCTCACCCCGGCGGGGTTCAGCGTCATCGAGGCGAAGGACGGGCAAAGCGGCATCGAAGCGTTCGCCTCCCATACGCCGGACCTCGTTTTCATGGACGTGGTGATGCCGGTCATGGACGGGCGCGAGGCGACCAGGCGCATACGCGCCCTGCCCGAGGGGAAGGACGTCCCCATCATAGCCGTTTCGGCCAGCGTCTTCGAGGAGCAGTTGCGGGAAGTCATGGCGGCGGGGGTCGACGATTTCCTGCGCAAGCCGTTTCGCGAGGAGGAGCTTTTCGAGAAGGTGGGCCGGCTGCTTCCGGTCGAGTTCGAGTATGAAGACGAGGAGGGCGCCCCGGTCGCAAGCGGGGAAGGCGTCTTGTCGGATGCGGGGATGGCCGAGGCGGTGGCGCTCCTTCCCAATGAGGTGCGCTCCGAACTGATCGCCGCGGCGCGGGAGCTGGACCGCGGGCGCATCCTTTCCCTGCTTGGATGCATCAGCGAGAGCGCGCCCGGGGTGGCCGACCGCCTGCGCGACCATGCTGAAGGGTACCGTTTCGATCTGATCGAGGAGGTGCTCCTGCAAACGCCGGGGCAGGTCGGGGAACCTGCGGTTTCGGGTAGAGAGGCGGACACGGTATGA
- a CDS encoding hybrid sensor histidine kinase/response regulator, which yields MLMAKGKAKTDTALGRSVNVLKRHLFAGVVVLNIVVAGMVSFALMKSRDVYTERASVTTQNLARVLDENISGIFSKIDISLQAVCDEYERQLGAGRVDSAALSRFIVRQQARLPELVSLRASDVAGVALYGPNVTPATTKSLAHRDYFIYLRQTPDAGLVISKPLIGGISGKWMIVLARRVNAPDGSFAGLAYAGVSLDYLSHTFSKLNIGKQGLLSLVASDLSVVARYPKLNRSPGGSEIKVTSNRFRSLLAKGESMGTYRTKSSVDGVERVFSFRKIALPQPLYVFVAMSTADYLANWYNDLYRGVLFVLVFMIMTTTLTQVFNREWDRSREAEQALKAMEDERLKMEKLESLGILAGGIAHDFNNILTGIMGNLSFARMQLEPEHRSQPLLEAAERASLRAGDLAKQLLTFARGGAPVRAVTSVGVLVDEAVSLTLSGSNVKGIVDVPAALSAVEADAGQMCQAFSNIIMNAVQAMPEGGLLVITARDHLLEANNWQKLPPGPYVSIAFSDEGGGIPQEDLQKVFDPYFTTKPQGKGLGLASVYSIVKRHGGSVSVDSQKGDGTTFTVYLPSLGASGEEQAPEVTRVSQVPPAALSLLVMDDEEVIRQLAAGMLGHLGHRVVTCADGGDAVELYRAALQEGAPFSAVLVDLTIPGGMGGKDAAQQILSLDPKARLVVMSGYSNDPVMANFRDYGFLKALHKPFDAQAMASVLESLL from the coding sequence ATGTTAATGGCAAAGGGAAAAGCTAAGACTGACACAGCACTCGGCAGATCGGTCAATGTTCTGAAACGGCACCTGTTCGCCGGGGTGGTGGTGCTGAACATAGTCGTTGCCGGGATGGTCTCGTTCGCCTTGATGAAAAGCCGCGACGTGTACACGGAGCGGGCAAGCGTCACGACGCAGAACCTTGCCCGGGTGCTCGACGAGAACATCTCCGGCATCTTCTCCAAGATAGACATATCGTTGCAGGCGGTCTGCGACGAGTACGAACGGCAGCTCGGGGCCGGGCGGGTGGATTCCGCTGCCCTCAGCCGCTTCATAGTTCGGCAGCAGGCCCGGCTCCCGGAACTGGTTTCGCTCCGAGCTAGCGATGTGGCGGGGGTCGCTTTATACGGTCCCAATGTCACGCCGGCAACCACGAAAAGCCTCGCCCATCGCGACTACTTCATATACCTGCGCCAGACCCCCGACGCGGGGCTCGTCATCTCCAAGCCGCTCATCGGCGGCATCTCCGGTAAATGGATGATCGTCCTTGCCCGGCGCGTGAACGCTCCGGACGGCTCCTTCGCAGGGCTTGCCTATGCCGGGGTGTCCCTCGACTACCTGTCCCATACTTTCTCCAAGCTCAATATCGGCAAACAGGGGCTGTTGTCGCTGGTGGCGTCGGACTTGAGCGTCGTGGCGCGCTACCCCAAATTGAACCGCTCCCCCGGCGGCTCCGAGATCAAGGTCACTTCCAACCGGTTCAGGTCGCTGCTCGCCAAGGGGGAGAGCATGGGGACCTACCGCACGAAGAGCAGCGTGGACGGGGTGGAGCGGGTCTTCTCCTTCCGAAAGATCGCGCTACCGCAGCCGCTCTACGTCTTCGTCGCCATGTCCACGGCCGATTACCTTGCCAACTGGTACAACGACCTCTATCGCGGGGTCCTCTTCGTGCTTGTCTTCATGATCATGACGACGACGCTCACGCAGGTTTTCAACCGCGAGTGGGACCGCAGCAGGGAGGCGGAGCAGGCGCTGAAGGCGATGGAGGACGAGCGGCTCAAGATGGAGAAACTGGAATCCCTCGGCATCTTAGCCGGCGGCATCGCGCATGATTTCAACAACATCCTGACCGGCATCATGGGTAACCTCTCCTTTGCGAGGATGCAACTGGAGCCGGAGCACCGCTCCCAGCCCCTTTTAGAGGCGGCGGAGCGCGCGTCGCTGCGTGCGGGAGACCTTGCCAAGCAACTGCTCACCTTCGCACGCGGCGGAGCGCCGGTCCGGGCGGTCACCTCGGTGGGCGTGCTGGTGGACGAGGCCGTCTCGCTCACCCTGAGCGGTTCCAACGTGAAAGGGATCGTCGACGTCCCGGCGGCGCTGAGCGCCGTGGAGGCCGATGCGGGACAGATGTGCCAGGCTTTCAGCAACATCATCATGAACGCCGTGCAGGCGATGCCCGAGGGGGGGCTGCTCGTCATCACCGCCCGCGACCACCTTCTCGAGGCGAACAACTGGCAGAAGCTCCCGCCCGGGCCGTACGTGAGCATCGCGTTCTCCGATGAGGGGGGCGGCATCCCGCAGGAGGACCTCCAGAAGGTTTTCGATCCCTACTTCACCACCAAACCGCAGGGGAAGGGGCTGGGGCTCGCCTCGGTCTACTCCATCGTCAAAAGGCACGGCGGCAGCGTGAGCGTCGATTCTCAAAAAGGCGATGGTACGACCTTCACCGTCTATCTGCCCTCGTTGGGGGCGAGCGGTGAGGAACAAGCACCCGAGGTGACGCGCGTCAGCCAGGTGCCTCCCGCCGCGCTTTCCCTGCTGGTGATGGACGACGAGGAGGTGATCCGGCAGTTGGCGGCGGGGATGCTAGGGCATCTAGGGCACCGGGTGGTGACCTGCGCCGACGGCGGCGACGCGGTGGAATTGTACCGGGCGGCGCTGCAGGAGGGGGCTCCCTTCTCTGCGGTGCTGGTGGACCTCACCATACCCGGTGGGATGGGGGGGAAGGACGCGGCGCAGCAGATCCTCTCCCTCGATCCGAAAGCGCGCCTGGTCGTGATGAGCGGCTACTCCAACGACCCGGTCATGGCGAACTTCCGCGACTACGGTTTCTTGAAGGCCCTGCACAAGCCTTTCGACGCGCAGGCGATGGCGTCAGTGCTGGAGTCCCTGCTTTAA